In a single window of the Candidatus Flexicrinis proximus genome:
- a CDS encoding NADPH-dependent 7-cyano-7-deazaguanine reductase encodes MRRYNQAHYSSEVSMSAEFSALGKPITTFTQLDRIPTRCKQIQYHGDQLTAGCPITHQPDFYEVTISIEADGMAIETKTLKLYLETFRDQYIFCEDLAVKLCEDLFAACTPKVCAVSLTQRRRGGIQITARHELRKDIA; translated from the coding sequence TTGAGACGGTATAATCAGGCGCACTACAGCAGCGAGGTGAGTATGTCCGCAGAATTCTCAGCCTTGGGAAAACCGATCACGACTTTTACGCAGCTTGACCGCATCCCGACACGGTGCAAGCAGATTCAGTATCACGGCGACCAGCTCACGGCGGGATGCCCGATCACACACCAGCCCGATTTCTACGAAGTCACGATCTCGATCGAGGCGGACGGCATGGCGATTGAAACCAAGACGCTGAAGCTGTATCTGGAGACGTTCAGGGACCAGTACATCTTCTGCGAGGATCTGGCCGTGAAGCTGTGCGAAGACCTGTTCGCGGCATGTACGCCAAAGGTCTGCGCAGTGTCGCTGACCCAACGGCGGCGAGGCGGAATCCAGATTACGGCACGGCATGAACTCCGCAAGGACATAGCCTGA
- a CDS encoding aminotransferase class IV, with protein MKHQFFEQNRDLIVNINGNLVHRDQAGISPFDSSVQNGDAVWEGLRLYSGRIFKLNEHLDRLRDSALALAYADIPTRDHITAELRKTLAANNMADGVHVRLTLSRGVKYTSGMDPRLNTAGSTLIILPEHKPPVYDKSGLNLITCSIRRIPPECLDQKIHSCNMLNSILAKLQANEAGADDALMLDIRGFVAETNATHLFIVKHGVVSTPTAGSCPEGITRATVLDLCRAHAILHEVRDITLYEVHTADEVFCTGTMGELAPVTRVDGRTIGSGSLGPMTARLSDLYAELTRTEGVQIV; from the coding sequence GTGAAACATCAGTTTTTCGAACAGAACCGCGACCTGATCGTGAACATCAACGGTAATCTTGTCCACCGCGATCAGGCCGGCATCAGCCCCTTCGACTCGTCCGTCCAGAACGGCGACGCAGTGTGGGAGGGTCTCCGGCTCTATAGCGGCCGCATCTTCAAGCTCAACGAACATCTCGACCGCTTACGCGACTCGGCCCTCGCGCTGGCCTACGCCGATATCCCCACCCGCGATCACATCACCGCCGAACTCCGCAAGACTCTCGCCGCCAATAACATGGCCGATGGCGTCCATGTCCGCCTCACGCTCTCCCGTGGCGTCAAATACACCAGTGGCATGGACCCACGCCTTAACACCGCCGGCTCCACCCTGATCATCCTGCCTGAACACAAACCGCCGGTCTACGACAAATCCGGCCTCAACCTGATCACCTGCAGCATTCGCCGCATCCCGCCCGAATGCCTCGATCAGAAGATACATTCCTGCAATATGCTCAATTCGATCCTCGCCAAGCTGCAGGCCAACGAGGCTGGCGCCGACGACGCGCTCATGCTCGATATCCGCGGCTTCGTCGCCGAGACTAACGCCACCCATCTCTTCATCGTCAAGCATGGTGTCGTCTCAACCCCAACCGCCGGCTCGTGCCCCGAAGGTATCACCCGTGCCACGGTCCTCGACCTGTGCCGCGCGCATGCCATCCTGCATGAGGTCCGTGATATCACCCTTTACGAGGTTCACACCGCCGACGAAGTCTTCTGCACCGGCACCATGGGCGAGCTTGCCCCGGTCACCCGCGTCGACGGCCGCACCATCGGCTCCGGGAGTCTCGGCCCCATGACCGCGCGCCTCAGCGATCTCTACGCCGAGCTCACCCGCACCGAAGGCGTCCAAATCGTCTGA
- a CDS encoding HAD family hydrolase: MWSGPRNISTAMLRSWGSRADTAVIDEPFYAHYLAHSRFRDQHPGADEIVAAYQTDWQAVAAALTGPIPAGKSIYYQKHMTHHMLDHIDLDWTDALTNCFLIREPGEMLISYTKVISDPALEQTGLPRQLELFERSRRVTGIIPPVIDASDVLQDPRRILSLLCDAIAIPFDEAMLSWSAGKRATDGIWAKYWYAAVESSTCFAPYQPRTEPVPENLRGLLASCTEIYETLYQHRLG; encoded by the coding sequence ATGTGGTCGGGCCCGCGCAATATCTCGACAGCCATGCTCCGCTCGTGGGGCAGCCGTGCCGATACGGCGGTCATCGACGAGCCATTCTATGCCCACTACCTCGCCCATTCGCGCTTTCGCGATCAGCACCCCGGCGCCGACGAGATCGTCGCCGCCTACCAGACCGACTGGCAAGCGGTCGCCGCGGCGCTCACCGGTCCCATCCCGGCCGGCAAATCCATCTACTATCAGAAGCACATGACCCACCACATGCTCGATCATATCGACCTGGACTGGACCGACGCGCTCACCAACTGCTTCCTCATCCGCGAGCCGGGCGAAATGCTCATCTCCTATACCAAAGTCATTTCCGATCCCGCGCTCGAACAGACCGGTCTTCCGCGCCAGCTCGAACTCTTCGAGCGTTCCCGCCGCGTCACCGGCATAATCCCCCCGGTGATCGATGCCTCTGATGTGCTGCAGGACCCGCGCCGGATCCTTTCGCTGCTCTGCGATGCCATCGCCATCCCTTTCGACGAAGCCATGCTTTCGTGGTCCGCCGGCAAACGCGCAACGGACGGCATCTGGGCGAAATATTGGTATGCCGCGGTTGAGAGTTCTACTTGCTTCGCGCCCTATCAACCCCGCACCGAGCCGGTCCCTGAGAACCTGCGCGGCCTGCTCGCATCCTGCACTGAGATTTACGAGACGTTGTATCAGCATCGCCTGGGGTGA
- a CDS encoding vitamin K epoxide reductase family protein → MTNYWPQVEAQFGNQLHVLFVDITQPEGNQIMSDARATLRIAETGVPMLIIGREVLVGSIDIPAHTAEIVQAGLDAGGIPLPRISGIEQVYQRAVADAAAVQAGSLQPQSAATLGVVAPVSLFERLINDPIANTLALVVLGPLLFSLGALVYANLIERSLLNMKLAQRMLLLLAILGAGMSVSLLSGWDNRPAILALAAGELITFVVIIVAIAAKPGIHALPRWLVPLAAVAGFAVAGYLAYVELSLSDAVCGLVGNCNAVQQSAYAQFAGIPIGVLGLIGYSAIAAVWFIDKAKRPWAHRALTYMAIFGVVFSAYLTFLEPFVIGASCFWCLTSAVWMLTILWLVVGQDVLAQPIRKFVRK, encoded by the coding sequence ATGACCAACTATTGGCCACAGGTCGAAGCGCAGTTCGGCAACCAGCTCCACGTCCTGTTCGTTGACATCACTCAGCCTGAAGGCAACCAGATCATGTCCGATGCGCGAGCCACCCTGCGCATCGCCGAGACCGGCGTCCCGATGCTGATCATCGGTCGCGAAGTCCTGGTCGGGTCTATTGACATACCTGCCCACACGGCAGAGATCGTCCAGGCGGGTCTTGATGCAGGCGGCATCCCCCTCCCGCGCATCAGCGGGATTGAGCAGGTCTACCAGCGCGCCGTTGCCGATGCCGCCGCCGTTCAGGCAGGATCGTTGCAGCCGCAGTCCGCCGCGACCCTCGGCGTCGTCGCCCCCGTCTCCCTCTTCGAACGTCTGATCAACGATCCTATCGCCAATACCTTGGCGCTTGTCGTCCTGGGGCCGCTCCTGTTTAGTCTGGGGGCGCTCGTCTATGCCAACCTCATCGAGCGCAGCCTCCTGAACATGAAACTCGCCCAGCGCATGCTCCTGCTTCTGGCAATCCTCGGTGCGGGCATGTCTGTCTCCCTGCTCTCCGGGTGGGACAACCGGCCCGCTATCCTCGCGCTGGCTGCCGGTGAGCTGATCACCTTTGTAGTTATCATTGTCGCCATCGCCGCGAAACCGGGCATCCACGCCCTTCCGCGCTGGCTCGTACCGCTCGCTGCGGTTGCAGGCTTTGCCGTCGCCGGCTATCTCGCCTATGTCGAACTCTCGCTCTCCGATGCTGTTTGCGGTCTGGTCGGCAACTGTAATGCCGTGCAGCAAAGCGCCTACGCCCAGTTTGCCGGCATCCCCATCGGCGTTCTCGGTCTGATCGGCTATTCCGCCATCGCCGCGGTCTGGTTCATCGACAAAGCCAAACGCCCCTGGGCACACCGTGCCCTCACCTATATGGCTATCTTCGGCGTCGTGTTCTCGGCCTATCTGACCTTCCTTGAGCCATTTGTCATCGGCGCGAGCTGCTTCTGGTGCCTGACCAGCGCCGTCTGGATGCTGACCATCCTCTGGTTGGTCGTCGGTCAGGATGTCCTTGCCCAGCCGATCCGCAAGTTTGTCCGCAAGTAA